The following are from one region of the Geoalkalibacter subterraneus genome:
- the aat gene encoding leucyl/phenylalanyl-tRNA--protein transferase, whose protein sequence is MADDNGLLAVGGDLSPQRLLLAYSMGIFPWFNEGDPILWWSPDPRFILELDRLHVSRSLARVLRRGSFEVTFDRNFAGVIDACADLRLQSGEGTWITPQLRDSYVQLHDMGFAHSVEVWRADDLVGGLYGVSLGRCFFGESMFHRASNASKVALAELVRRLRHLEFELLDCQMPNDHLRSLGAQGIPRDEFLQRLRRGGVMPSTHPDPGPFRLD, encoded by the coding sequence ATGGCCGATGACAACGGCCTGCTGGCCGTGGGCGGCGATCTCTCGCCGCAGCGGCTTCTGCTGGCCTACTCGATGGGCATTTTCCCCTGGTTCAATGAGGGGGACCCGATCCTGTGGTGGTCTCCCGATCCGCGTTTTATTCTCGAACTCGACCGCCTTCACGTCTCGCGCAGTCTTGCCAGAGTGCTGCGCCGTGGCTCCTTTGAGGTGACCTTCGACCGGAACTTTGCCGGGGTGATCGACGCCTGCGCGGATCTGCGCCTGCAGAGCGGCGAGGGGACATGGATCACGCCCCAGCTGCGTGACAGCTATGTGCAGCTGCATGACATGGGTTTTGCCCACTCGGTGGAGGTCTGGCGGGCGGATGACCTGGTGGGCGGCCTTTACGGCGTCTCTCTGGGCCGTTGCTTTTTCGGCGAATCCATGTTCCACCGCGCCTCCAATGCCTCCAAAGTGGCTCTGGCGGAACTGGTCCGGCGGCTGCGACACCTTGAATTCGAGCTGCTTGACTGCCAGATGCCCAACGATCATCTGCGCTCTCTGGGGGCACAGGGCATTCCAAGGGACGAATTCCTTCAGCGTCTGCGCCGCGGCGGCGTCATGCCATCCACCCACCCCGATCCCGGCCCCTTTCGGTTAGACTGA
- the clpA gene encoding ATP-dependent Clp protease ATP-binding subunit ClpA: MFNQDVQIAFSLAVREAQRRHHEYLTTEHILFAILFEEEGQKIVRGCGGDVDELKSMLEDFFTHQLETLPGEDEFIPEQTVGLQRMLQRTVVHMHSAGKKEIGLGDILAAILEEQNSHASTYLEAQGISRLDLLNYVSHGVSRFPDAQQEKERPAPEQKEDAPGRASPARDPLTSFTVDLVARAKAGKIDPLVGRANELERTIQVLCRRRKNNPIYVGDSGVGKTAIAEGLARRIYEEQVPEALKGFKVYALDMGALLAGTKFRGDFEERLKAVINAVTKLDKAALFIDEIHTIVGAGATSGSSMDASNILKPALASGDLRCIGSTTFEEYKNLFDKDRALSRRFQKIDILEPTVEETIEILAGLKRYYEDFHGVTYTDEALEAAARLSAKYINYRHLPDKAIDVIDEVGASLKLQPQLKQSVTVSDMEAVVAKIARIPQRNVSASDRRRLKTLERDLKRVVFGQEPAIENLCRAIRRARAGLGHPDKPVGSFLFTGPTGVGKTEVAKQLAEQLGVEFLRFDMSEYMEKHSVSRLIGAPPGYVGFDQGGLLTDAVVKNPYAVLLLDEIEKAHPDLFNILLQVMDHGSLTDNNGKKADFRNVILVMTSNVGAREMSATPIGFGERAAGAPRQEVEKQFSPEFRNRLDNIISFSSLDLPIIEKVVDKFIGELRARIADRKVKLTISAKARAHLAEKGYDPIFGARPLGRLIQAEVSDVIADEILFGRLSKGGRVSIGFKAGRLTFNYRS, encoded by the coding sequence ATGTTTAATCAGGACGTACAGATCGCTTTCAGCCTGGCCGTGCGCGAAGCGCAGCGCCGCCATCACGAATACTTGACCACGGAACACATCCTGTTCGCCATCCTCTTCGAGGAAGAGGGGCAGAAGATTGTGCGCGGCTGCGGCGGTGACGTGGATGAACTCAAATCGATGCTGGAGGATTTCTTCACTCACCAGCTTGAGACCCTGCCGGGAGAGGATGAGTTCATTCCCGAGCAGACCGTCGGCCTGCAGCGGATGCTTCAGCGTACCGTGGTGCACATGCACTCAGCCGGCAAGAAGGAGATCGGTCTCGGCGATATACTCGCCGCCATTCTCGAAGAACAGAATTCCCATGCCTCGACTTATCTGGAAGCGCAGGGGATCAGCCGGCTCGACCTGCTCAACTACGTGTCTCACGGAGTGTCCCGCTTTCCGGACGCGCAGCAGGAAAAGGAGCGACCCGCGCCGGAGCAGAAGGAAGATGCGCCGGGGCGCGCCAGCCCGGCCCGCGACCCGCTGACCTCTTTTACCGTCGATCTGGTGGCCCGTGCCAAAGCGGGCAAAATCGATCCCCTGGTGGGGCGTGCCAATGAGCTTGAGCGCACTATCCAGGTGCTGTGCCGGCGGCGCAAGAACAACCCGATTTATGTCGGGGATTCCGGGGTGGGCAAAACCGCCATCGCCGAAGGGCTGGCCCGCCGTATTTACGAAGAGCAGGTGCCCGAGGCTCTGAAAGGGTTCAAAGTTTATGCGCTGGATATGGGCGCACTGCTGGCGGGCACCAAGTTCCGCGGCGATTTCGAGGAGCGTCTCAAGGCTGTGATCAACGCTGTCACCAAACTGGACAAGGCGGCCCTGTTTATCGACGAGATCCACACCATCGTCGGCGCCGGCGCGACCAGCGGCAGCTCCATGGATGCCTCCAACATTCTCAAACCGGCGCTGGCGTCGGGAGATCTGCGCTGCATCGGTTCCACCACCTTCGAGGAATACAAGAATCTGTTCGATAAGGATCGTGCCCTGTCCCGTCGCTTCCAGAAGATCGACATTCTGGAGCCGACGGTGGAGGAGACCATCGAGATTCTGGCCGGGCTCAAGCGCTATTACGAAGATTTCCACGGCGTAACCTATACCGACGAAGCCCTGGAAGCTGCCGCCCGCCTGTCGGCCAAATACATCAACTACCGGCACCTGCCCGACAAGGCGATTGATGTGATTGATGAAGTGGGTGCTTCTCTCAAGCTTCAGCCGCAGCTCAAGCAGTCGGTGACGGTCTCTGACATGGAAGCCGTGGTGGCGAAAATTGCCCGTATTCCGCAGCGCAACGTCTCCGCATCCGACCGGCGCCGCCTCAAGACGCTGGAGCGCGACCTCAAGCGGGTGGTGTTCGGTCAGGAGCCCGCCATCGAAAACCTGTGTCGCGCCATCCGCCGCGCCCGGGCAGGGCTCGGACATCCTGACAAACCGGTGGGCTCGTTCCTGTTCACCGGTCCGACCGGGGTCGGCAAGACCGAGGTGGCCAAGCAGCTTGCCGAACAGCTTGGCGTCGAGTTTCTGCGTTTCGACATGAGCGAGTACATGGAGAAGCACTCGGTGTCGCGCCTCATCGGCGCGCCTCCAGGGTATGTCGGTTTCGATCAGGGAGGGCTGCTGACCGACGCGGTGGTGAAAAATCCTTACGCGGTGCTGCTGCTTGATGAAATCGAAAAAGCGCATCCGGATCTTTTCAATATTCTGCTGCAGGTCATGGACCATGGATCGCTGACCGACAATAACGGCAAGAAGGCGGATTTTCGCAATGTCATCCTGGTGATGACCAGCAATGTCGGGGCGAGGGAGATGAGCGCAACCCCCATCGGCTTCGGTGAACGGGCCGCGGGCGCCCCCCGTCAGGAAGTTGAAAAACAGTTCTCCCCTGAATTTCGCAACCGCCTCGACAATATTATTTCATTTTCCAGTCTTGATCTGCCCATCATCGAAAAAGTGGTGGACAAGTTCATTGGCGAGTTGCGGGCGCGCATTGCCGACCGCAAGGTCAAGCTGACGATCTCTGCCAAGGCGCGTGCTCATCTGGCTGAAAAGGGATATGACCCTATTTTCGGGGCGCGGCCGCTCGGGCGGCTGATCCAGGCGGAAGTCAGTGATGTGATTGCCGATGAAATCCTTTTCGGACGTCTCAGCAAAGGGGGGCGGGTCTCCATCGGTTTCAAGGCGGGGCGCCTGACCTTCAACTATCGTTCCTGA
- the clpS gene encoding ATP-dependent Clp protease adapter ClpS translates to MEVGRVVPRKSPGDQAGVASESRSKVKHPSLYKVIMHNDDYTTMEFVVRTLETVFRKSPAEAHRIMLNIHYKGAGVCGVFPHEIAETKVMKVHALAKEEGHPLKCSMEEA, encoded by the coding sequence ATGGAGGTCGGTCGCGTCGTGCCAAGAAAGTCTCCTGGAGATCAGGCGGGGGTAGCATCCGAAAGCCGCAGCAAGGTCAAACATCCATCGTTATACAAGGTGATCATGCACAACGATGATTACACGACCATGGAGTTCGTGGTGCGCACACTGGAGACGGTTTTTCGCAAGAGCCCCGCGGAAGCCCATCGCATCATGCTCAATATTCATTACAAGGGGGCAGGGGTCTGTGGCGTGTTCCCGCACGAGATCGCCGAGACCAAGGTCATGAAGGTTCATGCGTTGGCCAAGGAAGAGGGGCACCCCCTCAAATGCAGCATGGAGGAGGCCTGA
- a CDS encoding PAS domain-containing protein: MSEQRYRDLYINTPGILHSIDKDLRLVEVSNHWLERMGYQRKEVLGRPFTDFMTANSRRTALEEIIPRFLATGSVRDVPYLCLYEP; encoded by the coding sequence GTGAGCGAGCAGCGCTATCGCGACCTCTACATCAACACACCGGGCATACTGCACAGCATCGACAAGGATCTGCGGTTGGTTGAGGTCAGCAACCACTGGCTTGAAAGGATGGGCTACCAACGCAAAGAGGTTCTCGGCCGCCCTTTCACCGACTTTATGACGGCCAACTCCCGCCGCACCGCTCTTGAAGAGATTATCCCGCGATTTCTCGCCACCGGTTCCGTACGCGACGTGCCTTATCTCTGCCTGTATGAACCCTGA
- a CDS encoding OmpA family protein → MSIKTRLAYFVGLSLLTLLLNGCGGASGLQVEPISLSENPSEQIESLETEVTTARVKELHILAPESMAAAKEALDAAQEGLREDKGVETILQKVALGRAHLEKAREQAVLAQTVLAKPLEARRKALEAGAVQIGSDYLAAENRLVELARALENERLDWAAKHAPGAARQFSDLELRAIKNTALGEARRILAQAEKKGAGNMVPASFARARGILQETDDYITNNRYQNDIIEDKARNTLFEARRTAILLEYSRRFKEMTPEQIALFVEELLRTPTLRLAGEPELRDRPFEAQAETLARTITELQAGQQAQKSQIEAARQQIASLEGITEQEKAAKELYIWEQKATKEKLERERRFQQIFDEIQEMFAPEEAEVYKQGNHLVIRLRGIRFPVGKAVIAPNNYPLLGKVRRAIRTFNEPAVTIEGHTDSTGSDAANASLSQARADAVRQYFIANEILPPDRIIAVGYGSRRPLAPNTTTEGRAINRRIDVIITPQSQSSL, encoded by the coding sequence ATGTCCATAAAAACCCGCTTAGCATATTTTGTCGGCCTGAGCCTGCTGACCCTTCTCCTTAATGGCTGCGGCGGAGCCTCCGGCCTCCAGGTTGAACCTATCTCCCTGAGCGAAAACCCCAGCGAGCAGATTGAAAGCCTTGAAACCGAGGTGACCACCGCCCGCGTCAAAGAACTCCACATCCTGGCTCCCGAATCGATGGCAGCGGCGAAGGAGGCTCTTGACGCGGCACAGGAGGGTCTTCGCGAAGACAAGGGCGTTGAGACCATCCTGCAGAAGGTCGCCCTGGGGCGCGCCCATCTCGAGAAGGCCCGCGAGCAGGCGGTACTTGCCCAGACTGTCCTGGCCAAACCCCTCGAAGCCCGGCGCAAAGCGCTGGAAGCGGGGGCGGTACAGATCGGCAGCGATTATCTTGCCGCCGAAAACCGTCTCGTCGAATTGGCACGGGCGCTGGAAAATGAACGACTGGACTGGGCCGCTAAACATGCGCCGGGGGCCGCCCGACAATTCAGTGATCTGGAACTGCGCGCCATTAAAAATACAGCCCTGGGCGAAGCTCGGCGCATTCTGGCACAGGCAGAGAAAAAAGGCGCCGGAAACATGGTTCCGGCCAGTTTCGCACGTGCTCGCGGGATCCTGCAGGAAACCGACGACTATATCACCAACAATCGCTACCAGAACGACATCATTGAGGACAAGGCCCGGAACACCCTGTTTGAAGCCCGGCGCACAGCCATTCTGCTGGAGTACAGCCGTCGCTTCAAAGAGATGACGCCTGAACAGATCGCGCTCTTTGTAGAAGAGCTGCTGCGGACGCCGACCCTTCGCCTGGCCGGTGAACCTGAACTGCGCGACCGCCCCTTCGAGGCACAGGCCGAAACACTGGCCCGGACCATCACTGAGCTGCAGGCAGGACAGCAGGCGCAGAAAAGCCAGATCGAGGCGGCCAGGCAGCAGATTGCATCTCTGGAGGGAATCACCGAACAGGAGAAAGCCGCCAAGGAACTCTATATCTGGGAGCAGAAAGCGACCAAGGAAAAGCTGGAACGCGAGCGGAGGTTCCAGCAGATTTTCGATGAAATTCAGGAGATGTTTGCGCCGGAGGAGGCGGAGGTTTACAAGCAGGGCAATCACCTGGTGATTCGCCTGCGTGGAATCCGTTTCCCGGTGGGGAAAGCCGTTATCGCACCCAACAACTACCCACTGCTGGGCAAGGTCCGCCGCGCCATCCGCACCTTCAACGAGCCGGCGGTCACCATTGAAGGACATACCGACAGCACAGGAAGCGATGCGGCCAATGCCTCTCTGTCCCAGGCACGGGCAGATGCCGTCCGCCAATATTTCATTGCGAATGAAATCCTGCCCCCCGATCGAATCATTGCAGTCGGTTACGGCTCACGCCGTCCGCTTGCCCCCAACACCACCACTGAGGGGCGAGCCATCAACCGCCGCATCGATGTAATTATTACCCCGCAGTCGCAGAGTTCTTTATGA
- a CDS encoding YkgJ family cysteine cluster protein — MFDFDTFRQQCRDLAHAGMTGAGSEESPAVVALLGAVYEHCEKTLRQWQEGKESLSIACGPGCGTCCMVNVAVLEPEVVGIAHYVRQNFSGQARRELEGRLLQLAREVRWLDEEERLFVRRSCGFLDERENCSIWPQRPLMCRAITSTDAYACREALAAPVFGEEKPVVMNLVQRKIYEAAFQGLGDALQALGHDARSSRLSCAASALLCESSGIEKISPGLA, encoded by the coding sequence ATGTTTGATTTTGACACTTTCCGACAGCAATGCCGTGACCTGGCCCATGCCGGAATGACAGGGGCCGGTTCAGAGGAGAGTCCCGCGGTCGTTGCCCTGCTGGGTGCCGTTTATGAACATTGCGAGAAAACTCTGCGGCAGTGGCAGGAGGGAAAAGAAAGTCTGTCGATTGCATGCGGGCCGGGGTGCGGAACCTGCTGCATGGTCAATGTGGCAGTGCTCGAACCCGAGGTGGTTGGTATAGCTCATTATGTCCGGCAGAATTTTTCGGGGCAGGCGCGCCGCGAACTGGAGGGGAGATTGCTGCAGCTTGCCCGCGAAGTGCGCTGGCTCGATGAAGAGGAGCGGCTTTTTGTGCGCCGTTCATGTGGTTTTCTCGATGAACGGGAAAACTGTTCCATCTGGCCGCAGCGCCCGCTGATGTGCCGGGCGATTACTTCGACCGATGCGTATGCCTGCCGCGAAGCCCTGGCGGCCCCCGTTTTCGGAGAAGAAAAACCGGTCGTCATGAACCTGGTGCAGAGAAAGATTTATGAAGCGGCTTTTCAGGGATTGGGCGACGCCCTGCAGGCCCTGGGACATGATGCGCGCAGCTCCAGACTTTCATGCGCGGCATCCGCTCTGTTGTGCGAGTCGAGCGGAATCGAGAAAATATCCCCTGGTCTTGCTTAA
- a CDS encoding tRNA(Met) cytidine acetate ligase has translation MRAVGLITEYNPFHRGHEHHLRESLRLTGAQVSVAVMSGHFLQRGEPALVDKWVRAETALRAGVDLVVELPFPWACNSAPHFARGAVSVLNSFGNSMQALCFGSEAGDLALLMQAEAALERDRQGLEKDIRRRLGLGENYPRARAASVRQAGFQENVAEVLSHPNNILGIEYLRALKESGSAVQAYTVPRIGGGFHDLEPGAHDIASATAIRHRLRQGQDVAAFLPQAAHAPLFDALARGATPDRERLLTLLLGRILQGAQAVKPFYLVEDGIEHRLAAAVEASSDYDELVAAVKSRHFTRTRVTRMLSHVLLGVERKWMEESLATGPLFITLLGASARGRKYLAHCRKDLQLPLIQNFSRVHAQLKRRYGRESFLSRTALQQLDLQVRATRYYTLLQEKWPGGPRGRDYFQSPCMLP, from the coding sequence ATGCGTGCCGTCGGCCTGATCACCGAATACAACCCCTTTCACCGCGGGCATGAACATCACCTGCGCGAGAGCCTGCGCCTGACCGGCGCCCAGGTTTCGGTGGCGGTGATGAGCGGCCATTTCCTACAGCGCGGCGAGCCGGCGCTGGTGGATAAATGGGTGCGGGCCGAGACGGCGTTGCGCGCCGGAGTCGACCTGGTGGTGGAATTGCCCTTTCCCTGGGCCTGCAACAGCGCGCCTCATTTCGCCCGCGGGGCGGTTTCTGTGCTGAACAGCTTCGGCAACTCCATGCAGGCTCTATGCTTCGGCAGTGAGGCCGGGGATCTGGCGCTGCTGATGCAGGCCGAAGCCGCGCTGGAGCGGGACAGGCAGGGGCTGGAGAAAGATATTCGCCGCCGCCTGGGTCTGGGGGAAAATTACCCCCGGGCCCGTGCGGCTTCGGTGCGGCAGGCGGGTTTTCAAGAAAATGTTGCTGAGGTTCTGTCACATCCCAACAATATCCTAGGGATCGAATATCTCCGCGCCCTCAAGGAATCCGGTAGCGCCGTTCAGGCTTATACCGTTCCCCGTATCGGTGGCGGATTCCATGATCTTGAACCGGGCGCGCATGATATCGCCAGCGCGACGGCGATCCGCCATCGACTGCGGCAAGGGCAGGATGTTGCGGCCTTTCTTCCGCAAGCGGCACATGCTCCCCTGTTCGATGCTCTTGCCAGGGGCGCGACTCCCGACCGGGAGCGCCTTCTGACCCTGCTTCTCGGGCGGATTCTGCAGGGGGCGCAGGCCGTGAAGCCGTTTTACCTGGTGGAAGACGGTATCGAACACCGTCTTGCCGCAGCTGTGGAGGCGAGCAGCGACTACGACGAGTTGGTTGCAGCGGTCAAATCACGGCATTTCACCCGCACCCGCGTTACGCGGATGCTCAGCCACGTCCTCCTCGGGGTTGAGCGCAAGTGGATGGAGGAGTCCCTGGCAACAGGCCCCCTTTTCATCACACTGCTCGGGGCGAGTGCACGCGGTAGGAAGTATCTCGCCCACTGCCGCAAAGACCTGCAACTGCCCTTGATTCAGAATTTCTCCCGCGTGCATGCCCAGCTCAAACGGCGCTACGGTCGGGAATCTTTTCTGTCCAGAACAGCTCTGCAGCAGCTCGATCTGCAGGTGCGGGCCACCCGTTATTATACGCTTCTGCAGGAAAAATGGCCCGGCGGCCCGCGCGGACGCGACTATTTTCAGTCACCCTGCATGCTTCCCTGA
- the sfsA gene encoding DNA/RNA nuclease SfsA, translated as MKLPQPLVAGVLKRRYQRFFAEVELDDGSLVTAHTPNTGSMRQCAVPGHHVLLSRNDNPRRKLRYTLELVEVDGSWVDTHTHRANQVVGEALGAGLIPGLEGCRIRPEYRYGASRIDFFLERAETRILLEVKNVTLMHDQRTACFPDAVTVRGQKHLRELMSAVTEGLRGIIFFVVQRAAAEAFTPADDIDPEYGRLLREAADAGIEIMAWKTRTTPEEVCVDYSLPVLM; from the coding sequence GTGAAGTTGCCGCAGCCTCTGGTGGCAGGCGTCCTGAAACGGCGCTATCAGCGTTTTTTCGCCGAGGTTGAGCTTGATGACGGATCCCTGGTCACTGCGCACACCCCCAACACGGGCAGCATGCGGCAATGCGCCGTGCCGGGACACCACGTCCTGCTCTCCCGCAATGACAACCCGCGCCGCAAGCTGCGCTATACGCTGGAACTGGTCGAGGTGGACGGTTCCTGGGTCGATACCCATACACACCGCGCCAACCAGGTGGTGGGGGAAGCGCTGGGTGCCGGTCTCATTCCCGGGCTTGAGGGCTGCCGGATTCGTCCGGAGTACCGTTACGGCGCCAGCCGTATCGATTTTTTCCTGGAGCGCGCTGAGACGCGGATTCTGCTGGAAGTCAAAAACGTCACCCTGATGCATGACCAGCGCACCGCCTGCTTCCCCGATGCGGTCACGGTGCGCGGCCAGAAGCACCTGCGAGAGCTGATGTCTGCCGTTACCGAGGGATTGCGGGGGATCATCTTTTTCGTCGTACAGCGCGCCGCGGCCGAAGCCTTTACCCCCGCCGACGATATCGACCCTGAATACGGCCGTCTGCTGCGCGAGGCGGCGGACGCCGGGATTGAAATCATGGCATGGAAAACCCGGACCACCCCCGAAGAAGTCTGTGTCGATTATTCTCTGCCTGTTCTGATGTAA
- the serB gene encoding phosphoserine phosphatase SerB produces MSTQPMILVTMTGPDRPGIIAAMTGHIAAAGARIRDIEQTVTHTLLSLSVIIDFTTGDSDQKPLIKDLLFLAKEWGLDLDFQVIDEQDYRRRSNRNAYVLTIMGGEVNAAALARVSAILAEHQVNIERISKLTQGQLRCVEFLVTVPEAFDVKAINRQLLHAGATLGVDVAVQKESLHRRAKRLVVMDMDSTLIQIEVIDELARIAGVGDEVARITDQAMNGEIDFNEALRQRVALLAGLSAEALEQVYQNIPFTPGARTLVRILKRLGFKTAVISGGFNFFTNRLKEDLGLDYAFANGLQIADGQVTGRLDGPVVDGARKAELLEEIARREGIALDQVIAIGDGANDLPMLGRAGLGIAFNAKARVREQADTHINQQSLDSILYLLGLSEWEMAELDQ; encoded by the coding sequence ATGAGCACCCAACCCATGATTCTCGTCACCATGACCGGCCCCGACCGGCCGGGCATTATCGCCGCCATGACCGGCCATATTGCCGCCGCCGGCGCGCGGATCCGCGACATCGAGCAGACCGTCACCCATACCCTGCTTTCGCTGTCGGTCATCATCGACTTCACCACCGGCGACAGCGACCAGAAGCCCCTCATCAAGGATCTTCTGTTCCTGGCCAAAGAGTGGGGACTCGATCTGGACTTTCAGGTCATCGACGAGCAGGATTACCGCCGCCGCAGCAACCGCAACGCTTATGTGCTCACCATCATGGGGGGCGAAGTTAATGCCGCCGCCCTGGCCCGGGTTTCCGCGATTCTGGCGGAGCACCAGGTCAACATCGAGCGCATCTCCAAGCTCACCCAGGGGCAGCTGCGCTGTGTGGAATTTCTGGTGACCGTCCCCGAGGCCTTCGACGTCAAGGCGATCAACCGCCAGCTCCTGCATGCCGGGGCGACGTTGGGGGTTGACGTCGCGGTGCAGAAGGAGAGCCTGCACCGGCGCGCCAAGCGGCTGGTGGTGATGGATATGGATTCGACCCTGATCCAGATCGAGGTGATCGACGAGCTGGCCCGCATTGCCGGGGTCGGCGACGAGGTCGCCCGCATTACCGACCAGGCCATGAACGGCGAGATCGATTTCAACGAAGCGCTGCGCCAGCGGGTTGCCCTGCTGGCGGGACTTTCCGCCGAAGCGCTCGAGCAGGTCTACCAGAATATTCCTTTTACTCCCGGGGCCAGAACACTGGTGCGCATCCTCAAGCGTCTCGGCTTCAAGACCGCGGTTATCTCCGGCGGGTTCAACTTTTTCACCAACCGCCTCAAAGAAGACCTCGGCCTTGATTATGCTTTTGCCAACGGACTGCAGATCGCCGACGGCCAGGTGACGGGTCGCCTCGACGGTCCGGTGGTCGACGGCGCGCGTAAGGCCGAGCTGCTGGAAGAGATTGCCCGCCGCGAAGGGATCGCCCTCGACCAGGTGATCGCCATCGGCGACGGTGCCAACGACCTGCCCATGCTGGGGCGTGCGGGACTCGGAATCGCGTTCAATGCGAAGGCACGGGTGCGGGAGCAGGCCGACACCCATATCAATCAACAGAGTCTCGATTCAATCCTCTATCTGCTGGGGCTCTCCGAGTGGGAGATGGCGGAGCTTGACCAGTGA
- a CDS encoding branched-chain amino acid ABC transporter permease: protein MTRIRGSDPLSSSDLLQFLFAGLTSGTIYALVALGFCVVHNTMGIVNFVQVDFVSLGGLLMFSALFTFNLPMGAALVVAVAATALVAVIVERIGLRPARSNDPLILIFLTIGLSIILRGIMALIWGKNRMALPGLGADEPLQIGGAALMPQTLWILGLTLVAILILAWFFRCTGLGLAMRAVSSNPTAAAVVGLHIGRVRAASFALAGALGGLAGILVTPITTLSYDVGILLGLKGFAAAILGGFGSFPGAIIGGLLLGLLESLTAGYFSSAYKDVVAFVVLLLVLFVRPQGLLAK from the coding sequence ATGACCCGAATTCGAGGCTCTGATCCCTTGTCGTCGTCTGATTTACTGCAATTTCTGTTTGCCGGCCTCACCAGCGGCACGATTTACGCGCTGGTCGCCCTGGGATTCTGCGTGGTGCACAATACCATGGGGATCGTCAATTTCGTGCAGGTCGATTTCGTCTCGCTGGGCGGACTGCTCATGTTCAGCGCCCTGTTCACCTTCAACCTGCCCATGGGGGCTGCGCTGGTGGTAGCGGTGGCAGCAACGGCGCTGGTGGCCGTTATCGTGGAGCGCATCGGGCTTCGCCCGGCCCGGTCAAACGATCCACTGATCCTGATTTTCCTGACCATCGGCCTCTCCATCATCCTGCGCGGCATCATGGCGCTGATCTGGGGCAAAAACCGTATGGCGCTGCCGGGACTGGGCGCTGATGAGCCGCTGCAGATCGGGGGCGCGGCGCTCATGCCGCAGACGCTATGGATTCTGGGGCTGACGCTGGTGGCGATCCTCATCCTGGCCTGGTTTTTCCGCTGCACCGGGTTGGGGCTGGCCATGCGGGCCGTCTCGTCCAACCCCACCGCCGCCGCAGTGGTCGGTCTGCATATCGGGCGGGTGCGGGCAGCCAGTTTCGCCCTGGCCGGGGCTCTTGGAGGGTTGGCGGGCATTCTGGTCACCCCCATCACCACACTGAGCTATGATGTGGGCATCCTGCTGGGGCTCAAAGGTTTTGCCGCCGCCATCTTAGGCGGCTTCGGCTCGTTCCCGGGCGCCATCATCGGCGGCCTGTTGCTGGGGCTGCTGGAATCGCTCACCGCCGGCTACTTCTCCAGCGCCTACAAAGACGTGGTCGCGTTCGTCGTCCTGCTGCTGGTGCTGTTCGTACGGCCGCAGGGGTTGCTGGCGAAGTGA